The genomic interval ATGGATGGAAGACGAATAACTATCTTCGTGATAGCATTTAATACTATACTCATATTGCCATCAAGTCCAATAATTCTGACCATTTAAGTAGTGTTGCCTAACTTGGTTTAATTCATTCATGATGACataaatttgagagaaaaatgtaaagaaagaaggaaagttAGTTAAAATCCCTCCTTGTACAAATAGTTGCCTTGTTCCTCCCCAGctgataatttgaaaatttctttGTATATTGACAATGTCCACAACAAGTGCTCTTGTGTTCAAAGTAGAAAGATGCCAACCAGAACTAATTGTTCCAGCAAAACCAACACCCAAAGAGTGGAAACAACTTTCTAATATTGATGACCAAGGAGGCTTTAGATTTCAAGTTCCAATGATTCAATTTTACCCACATAATCCAAGCATGGAAGGGAAAGATCCAGTGAAGGTGATAAAAGAGGCAATTGCAAAGACATTGATTTTCTACTATCCTTTTGCAGGCAGAGTTAGAGAAGGGTTTGGTAAGAAGCTGTCTGTAGAATGCACAGGTGAAGGAATCTTGTTCATTGAGGCAAATGCAGATGTGAGTCTAGATCAGTTTCAggattcttcttctcttcaaccTCCATTTTCATGTATGGATCAACTTCTTTATGATGTTCCAAACTCTGGTGGGATTCTTGATTCTCCATTATTGCTCATCCAGGTATGCTTCATTATTCATTTATTCCATACCATTATTGTTTTGAAATGAGATTCGAACCGAAAGATGAAGAACAATGAATGAAATGACAAAAACTAAAcaccaaaattgaaaaaaatgaatgaaaaaatacaaaaatgaaaaattaaagtcttgtttggtaaccatttgatttttttgtttttgtttttgaaaatttagactATACCATCtacattttttacaatgatttgcatctttcttagagtgcaatggttgaattcttagtcaaattccaaaaacaaaaacaatatttgaaagttatatttttttagttctcaaaatttggcttgattttttaaaccataggTGAAATCTAGATAAGAAAGggagaaatttggaggtggaattAATACGCatagacttattttttaaaaacaaaaacaaaaaataaaatggttacaaaCGGAacttgaattaaattaattctagaGTAGGCATAAGGATGAAACCTATTCTCTAATACAATTGAATTGAGATAACACCAATCATTAATGGAGTCTTGATACCAAGTGATAAATAAAATTATCTTAATTATATTTGAGAACTCCTCTTATTCTATGTGAACTCCAAAAAATAATGGTTAGAAATCACTTTTAGTTCCTAAGCTTTTATATAAGTAGCAATTTAGTCTCTTAACTttggtttgtaacgatttagtcgttgtactttcaattttgtaacaatttagtcctcgTACTTTACACATCCCTATTGTAAAAGTTAATTAAAGGTTTAATGAGatttcatgcataaataaattgttaaactaattagagactcaaaatttttacaaaatacaaaatctaaatcataaaatattaaccactgacatataattttgattaatatttttatgttagGAACTATAAttgtgaaaattttgaaagtacaaggactaaattgttatatattaaagttcaaagattaaattattacgaaaatgaaagtaaaaagattaaattgttacaaatcaAAGTTAATTTCATAAAAGTTCGGGGaccaaaaatgttttttaaccTAGAAACAACCTCCAGTAATGAATTGATAAACAAGCCTCATGAAAGTTAAAAGCATTGTTTGCTTGGAAAGATGataaatgatcaagaagaaatgTGAACTTGTTTCTATCTTCAAGATTTTGAACTCTCCATAATTTAACTggtcaaattagaattaagttATAAAACATGCGTTCTAATCACAatacaaagaaaacataaacttgAGAGAGATTTTGACTTAACAAGAAATTCCATTAAACTTGTTTCTTAAATGAGAAAAACATCCACCCTATTTGTACAAAATGAAAAGACATCATGAAAAGACAACTTTTAACCTATGCAATCTAAATTACTAACAACCCTTCAACTCCATACATGAATCTTTGTAAAtttcaatatataaatttaataggtacataatgtattaaatatgtGGATGAATCTAGATTTCTAGATTCATTGTGTCTTTTAGATGAAGGTACCTTTTGAAACTCGATAGGATGTAACCCTTCATCATGAATAGGAACCTCAGTTTAGAAATAAGCATTATTATTGCTTCTGGGAGTCTTTTACCTCTAGCTCTTATCATTATCACTTAtttctttatcatttttttttattctctctttgTCTTCCTTTCCTTATATTTTAGCGAGACCTTATTCTTATAAAGAATACAATACCATCTTAATTTATGATGACAATTATCATCTTGAATAATTAATGTCAAACTTTTGTTGATAATTGGATAAATGTTGTTTATTTAAACACTATCCAATTACTAATACGGTGAAAAAAACTGAACCCGAAATTAATATGGAAACTAGactaatttagttattttaattGTTCATGTAGGTGACGAGACTCAAGTGTGGTGGTTTTACCTTTGCTATTCGTTTTAACCATACGATGACAGATGGCTTTGGTATAGTTCAATTTCTAACGGCCATAGCTGAGATGGCTCGTGGGGCTGTTGCTCCATCTGTTCTTCCAGTATGGCAAAGAACTCTCTTAAATGCAAGGGACCCTCCGAGAGTCAGTTGTGCCCATCAGGAATATGACCAAGTTAATGACACCAAAGGCACCATAGTTCCCCTTGACAACATGGTTGAACGTTCATTCTTCTTTGGCCCAACTGAGATATCTATCATTCGCAAAACTTTACCCACCCACTTCCACAATTACTCCTCTCCTGAGCTTCTCGCAGTATTTATTTGGCGCCTTCGTACCATTGCCCTTCAACTTAGCCCAGAGGAGGAAGTGCGTTTTCTTTCCCTCGTGAATTTACGCACCAAGTTCAGCTCTTTGCCATTAGGATATTATGGCAATGCATTTGTTTTCCCCGCAGCACTTACTACTGCAGGTAAGCTTTCCCAGAATCACTTGGGTTATGCTATAGAATTAGTTGAGAATACTAAAGCTAAGGTGACAGAGGAGTACATGAAGTCTATGGTAGATCTTATGGAGGTCCAAGGACGACCCCATTTTACTGTAGTTGGGTCGTTCCTTGTGGCCGACTTGACAGAAGCTGGGTTTGAGGATGTGGACTTTGGATGGGGAAAGGCCATATATGGCGGATCTGCCTCTGGGAAAGTTGGACTTGTACCTGGTTTGATAAGCTTTTGTATACCTTTTAAGAcaagaaaaggggaaaaaggAATTGTAGTGCCTCTTTGCTTGCCTGCTCCAGCCATGGAAAGGTTCATGGAAGAAGTTAATGCCTTGCTGAAAATAACAAACCTTTGAAATTGGAAAACTCCAGGCTGCATATCACTCTTCTTATCTGGTCTATAATAAGAAAGGACTTAGGTGACTGCATCCAGATTTATGTATCCCCTTCAATCacatagataaaataaaaaaagaaaaatatttttttttgtaacggTATTAAATTAAATGCGTGAGTTGGGGAGAACCGAACCTCTGATCTAGAGATTGATAGTACACACATTGTGAAATTGATAGAGTACAAACACTATGACAGTTGAACTATTCTTATTTTGGCTTGTCACATAATAATAGTTGAGTTATTCTCATTTTGGCTTGTCATATAATAACTTGCGATTGAACACTTGAATGGATtgcataaaaataaatgtaGCCTAGAATATACTCAAATATTTTTTGGTAAGGAATCATATATACACATGTATAGATACATGCTTTATAATTTCATCATAAATTTTTGgggcaattgcaactttaataaaaaacaaataaaaaattcgaCGCGCGTCCCTAAGTTTTACTTTTTTTGCAAACATGGCAAATGACTTCCGCTTGAAAATTTGATTACTATCtaatttctatgtgattgttatgtgattgctatctgatttctatgtgattgttatatGATTGCCACACCTGCAACTACGAAAAAGTTGAAGTCAcaattttggtttcttaaaaatgtattttccatacaatgcaatttccctaaattttttaatagtCTTCCagaatttaattattgtaatCTTTTTCACCAAACAGTAAAAATTTAATGGCGTCATCAAATTATTAGTATTCTAAACAATGACGGTAAGACAAGATTTTGGATTTTTTCCAATGCAAGAAAGTGTCGGGGAAAGCCTCAAATGCATTGGAAGAGTTTCATGTCGATATGaaacaattttaataacaaaatgTTGAAAGCATTGACGAGCCTAGTCTAAATTCACTCTAAATCTCACAAACTTTTAAGAGAAGAAACTTGTTCTcttagaaaactcaaaaactcacaagagaagaaaattgttctcttgaaactcagtttcttttcaaacttcaatttGCTTCTATTGATTTTTGATTCTTTTCTCTTGCATACAAATGAGGGAAATGAACTCTTATATAGTACTCAAGAGACACTTCCTAAAAGacacaaaataaatgaagtatATGTATACATATCATTCATGTACTTGAACAATTACATGTATCTAGAAATGCATGTATCTTGAAATTAGAAATGTATCTAGGAATGTGTTATCCATAATATATCTAGCTTATTAATTTCTAACATGCCTCCTTAAGCTAGACTTCCCTGACTCCGAGcttctctttcattttcaaGAATAAGTCTGTCTTTAATTGTTTTGTGAATATGTCTGCAACTTGATCTTGTGTCTTGCAATACTTGATATATATTTCTCCATCTCTGATCAATTCtctgatgaaatgatacttgatCTGTATGTGTTTGCTTCTTCCATGAAAAATTGGATTCTTCGAAAGGGAAATAGATGATTTATTGTCACAGAACATGACAGTCCCTTTCTCTTGAGGACACTTCAATTCATGTAGTACCTTTTAAGCCAAAGTGCTTGACAACTAGCTGCAGACAAAGAAATGTATTCAGCTTCCGTTGTTTACAATGCTACAACATCCTGCTTCTTTGATGCCCACAAAACTGCTCCAGAGGCAATATTAAATACATACCTAGAAGTACTTTTGAAATCATCAATATTTCCTCCCTAATCACTATCACTGTAGCCAACAAGAACGTTATCCACATTCCTTTTATAGTGGATTCCATGATCAACAGTTCCAAGAATATATCTAAGAACTCTCTTTCCAGCTTCCCAATGATTTCTCTTTGGTGATGCCATAAATCTACTCAATAAACTTATTGAGAACATAAGATCAGGTCTAGTTGTAGTTAAATACATTAAACTTTCAACAAGACTTCTATAGATGGTGGCATCAAAAGCTTCACTGTCATCATGCTTGCTTAACTTTAAACCTAGTTCCATAGGAGTACTAGCAGGATAAGCATTCTCCATTTTGAACTTTATCAACAAATCTTTTGCATACTTCTTTTGGGAAATTGCAATCTCATTATCACCTTGTTTAACTTCAATACCaagaaagtaatgaaataaaccCATATCagtcatctcaaattctttcttcatGCTCTCTTTGAACTCATCAATCATCATGTTTGAATTTTTCGTAAAgattaaatcatcaacatatagacaAATCATCAATAAATTACCATTTTCGTCTTCTTTGGTGTAGAGAGCATGTTCATAGAGACATCTTATGAAAccatccttaaaaaaaaaaaaaaaaaaaaatatcgatACGTTCGTATCAGGCCCTTGGTGCTTACTTTAGCTCATACAATGCTTTCTTCAATCGACACACCTCATTTTATTCTCCAATTTTGGCATAACCAAGGGGCTGCTCAACATAAATTTTGTCCTCTAAATACCCTTTTAGAAGTGCtgacttgacatccatttgatgaACTTTCCAGTTATTTTGTGCTGCAAGGGTTAACATCAAACAAATAGTCTCCAAGCGAGTTACTGGTGCAAAAAATTCTTTGTAATCTACACCAAACTTTTGTTTGTAACCTTTTACCACGAGTCTGGCCTTGTATTTCTGCACTTCTCCATTTTGCTTCAGTTTTGTTCTATAGATCCATTTGACTCCAAGAGCTTTTCTATTCTCTGGTAGTTTGACTAACTCCCATGTCTCGTTTCTTCTGATTGCATCAATCTCTTGATCCATTGCATCTTTCCATTTCTCATcttgaatttcttcttcaaagtATATAGGATCAACATctgcaaataaaacaaaatcagCATGTTCATCATCTTGTATTCTTCTTGAAGTATTATAGATCTCTTGAATATTTCTCGTCTTCCTTGGAGTAGTTTCTTCATCACTTATGGAGTGTGATGAAGAAGGTGAAGTCAGTGATTGAGTCTCTTCAAGCTCCAAGTCTCGAACATCTTCTTTGCCATTCATGTTAACAAGTAATGGATTCTGGTCTTTATTTGATGCATCCCATTGCCAGAATTTTGCTTCATCGAACTTGACATCTCGACTAATAATAACTTTCTCACTTACAGGGTTGTATAATCTGTAAGCCTATGAATTCTCACTGTACCcaacaaaaatgtatttttctgaTTTATCATCTAGTTTACCACTTTTCTCATCTGAAATATGAGAGTAAGCAATACACCCAAACACTCTTAAGTGACTAATAGTTGGTTTCAATCTACTTCATGCTTTTTGAGGAGTAATATCTTGCACACTTTTAGTTGAAGCTCGATTTAGGAGATAAACAACACAAGTTACTGCATCTCCCCAAAATTGATCTAGAAGCTTCTTGGCCTTCAACATACTTCTTGCAAGTTCCATTATTATTCTGTTTTTCCTCTCTACAACTccgttttgttgaggagttcttCGAACAGTCTTTTGATACTTGATTCCATTTTCCTTCAAGAAATCTACAAAGAATATATATTCTCCTCCACGATCCGAATGCAATGCTTTCAATTTTAAGTTACTTTCATTTTCCATCATTGCTTTGAATGTCttgaaacatttgaaagtagAGCTCTTTTCTTTTAGCAGATAAATTCACGTTTTTCGAATGAATGTGAGAAAATAACGGTTACCTCCATGTGTAGTGGTTCTCATGGGTTCACATAAGTCTGTATGGACAAGCTTGAGAGGTTTTGATGCTCTCCAAGAACCTCCAGTCAGAAATGAATTTCGATGATGCTTTCCGAAAACACATGCTTCTTTAAGTTGATCTTCCTTTTTAATATTTGGCATTCCTCTCACCTTATGTTGTTGACACATGTGAGACAAAGTGTCAAAAATCAGGTGCCCGAATCGACATGCCACAACCATGAAGAGTCATTTACTAAAGTCTCAAAACAAACAAGCTTCTCATAACATATTTTAATTGGAAACATTTTGTTGTGAGTCATGCGTACCTCCGTTATGAGACCTCCATTCTTGGTTCTAATTTCACATATGTTATCTTTAAAGATAACATCATGCCCTCTTAGGAGAAGTTGCCCAACACTTAAAAAGATTGTGTTTGAGACCTGAAACATAATACACATCAGTAATTCTTTTTGCTCCCTTTTTTGTCTTGACAAGaatatttccttttcctttgacCTCAAGCTTCTTGTTATCACCAGACTTCACTACATTTTGATGAGATTCAtctaaagatataaaaatatcatttcTTCCTGTCATGTGGTTACTGCAACCACTATCAAGATACCATATTTCCTCAGTGCTTGTTTCTTGGACGTTGAATGTGAGGAAGAGAAGACCTTGATCATTATCTTGTTGCTCATGCATTAGAG from Benincasa hispida cultivar B227 chromosome 10, ASM972705v1, whole genome shotgun sequence carries:
- the LOC120087771 gene encoding benzyl alcohol O-benzoyltransferase-like, which encodes MSTTSALVFKVERCQPELIVPAKPTPKEWKQLSNIDDQGGFRFQVPMIQFYPHNPSMEGKDPVKVIKEAIAKTLIFYYPFAGRVREGFGKKLSVECTGEGILFIEANADVSLDQFQDSSSLQPPFSCMDQLLYDVPNSGGILDSPLLLIQVTRLKCGGFTFAIRFNHTMTDGFGIVQFLTAIAEMARGAVAPSVLPVWQRTLLNARDPPRVSCAHQEYDQVNDTKGTIVPLDNMVERSFFFGPTEISIIRKTLPTHFHNYSSPELLAVFIWRLRTIALQLSPEEEVRFLSLVNLRTKFSSLPLGYYGNAFVFPAALTTAGKLSQNHLGYAIELVENTKAKVTEEYMKSMVDLMEVQGRPHFTVVGSFLVADLTEAGFEDVDFGWGKAIYGGSASGKVGLVPGLISFCIPFKTRKGEKGIVVPLCLPAPAMERFMEEVNALLKITNL